The genomic window AGTTATGATCTTTACCTTAAACTAGTAATATGGCTAAAGATTAGAAGATTAATTAGTACTAAGAGTtcagtccctgtggtttgacaaccaTAACCCTCAtagggtaccactatattacttgttacgatCTGTACACTTGTGGAGAGTGAATCAGTCCTGATTTTTTTGGTCAGTTGTTTGCTTGTGTTTTTAGACACTCATTATGTTATTCTTTTGTCCTAAATGTATTTGAGCTTAACTGTAGGAAACAGGGAAAACTCTGCTTAATTTTCTAGGACTCGTACGGGTACTTTACGCCAGTAAGCATGACTGTAagcctgacaaggtccccttgcgtatatcccgcaagtgcacgggtttgtagaagtaataatcctgggtgagcggggtcgaatccacagggagtagggagtagaaacacttaatttgattcttagctatgtggaatatcaacagtgataagtgtggaaatgattcaattctcaacaataaaagcaacaagtaagagggcaaaagtaaagaaggggggtaaggcaatcgataaagatgaggtactcggatgatactccacctaggataatcgcttcaagtgcaagaactctctattatgcttcctaatcaatgccatggtgagtcatggaaatccttacatacatagtcccaaatctaaggtcaactatgcctaactctatccatgttccggaggagaaatcgaacaatctcaacacctcgcactcgcatagagttgcaatgagctctagggattccaagtgataaatctcttcctaaaaatagacctaaccctttggtctaggcggaaggtccatagccacaattaagccctagatagtaagatcctctcaacgcttcactccattgcacgcgcaactaggccccagcggaggttcatcccttagaccattcactctatcatggccgcaaagaactcgaggaacggaggtaaaatctatcacgtcggaggggaaaggggatgctcctatacctctcgactcatcttctcaaccctctccaacctagctttgtctaacgctcgtggtgtgtcactcactcacaaggtttccaacaagaactctcaaccctagtgtcactctaggggaaatgttcatacaatcaagcattcaaggctggaactcacaataaacatcaatttattgaaagcataataaagaagttcaatgaaacgaatacatcctagggttcacaatcatccaagtacccactaggggtttagctctccatggagcttagtacaatcaaagaaatagaatgtaaaagcaatgaatccataaagaaaccccctcgatggtcgtgtcgatggtcttgtggaaagtcctctactcgtcgtccaaggattccttcgtccggtataggatacgcctcaatcgaagctcccctaccaaccttcttcctaatggaatcacgatgtcggagccatagaacctctccaaaaacctagccaatacccctcaaaaccctagccaaagccctctcgcaagttggggaaaagatggagaaaagaataccaaaatcggggttgaatcggctttaaatagggtcgaatcgggcaactccacggcgtgggacgatacacgcgcctgcgcggaatttccacacggacatggataatttccacacgcgctGTGGAGCCTCTGTTCTCGGTTTCTCGGCCTACTGTGAATGCAGTCTGTCTAGATGCTCTTCTACGTCTTCgaccgaataacttcccaattccatactttcatcggggtaacacaaacgggcacacgttcacgtcgtgaatcacttgctttttcaatgatatatatgttggtgaagctcctgttcttgtattcataagacggaatgctcgagtgtgactgcctttgtgcccctctaaatggatgtacttactcgaatgcgaggacgttggcacacactctagtatctcacacctgtcctatgtcttcgttttttaaccttagcaagatctcctccaaaataggtgcattatgacccacattggcctatttccttcatactcggcctcacagccctacctgagtaaaagtaacataaaaacacacatattaatgtaaaaacctgagaaaagtaatgctcaacataaggaatgaacgcttcgcattcatagcgcacaagcacttatcaaagccTCAATTAGAGGGCTTTATAGGTATcttatgcccgtaagccacCTCACAAGAGGAATCTATAGAGTCTTACGAGTGTATTTACAAGTCATAAGTCTTGGTGAGCATATTTTAGAAGTTCCTTACGGGCAAATTACACTTGTAAGTGAGGTCATAACGGTCATCTAGAGCACTTTATGAGTAGAATTTAAACCCTTACAACCCGTAAATTTTGTGTGATCTCAACCTATGTTCCTTATAGGCGTCTTGTACCTGTAAGTGTGATCGAAATATCCAGTCAGAAAACTTTATGAGCTACACTATCAGTGACCTTACAGTCGTAACTTAGGTTGTAAAGGTAAAGTACCCTCATTGGGTAGGTATTACGGCCATAAGCTCCATGTAACTGTTCATTCTATGAGACTTACGGTTGTGGCTTACACTTGTAAGCCGTCCATAAGCATCTAGGGTTTAAGCCTGCCGGCGACCcttgatcttcatttctatTTGGTTTTTGGCCGAATCTTGGATGCCGCTGCCTCCTTCTCCTCTCATTTAATTACCCTTTGCTttcctttttagtttttgagTGTTTGTGGATCAAGTTGGACTGATTTTTTAGCTTCTTACTAGCtggtttcttcttttctctttgccTCAAAGGTAACcttcatttttcttgattttttaatgGATTGTTTAATTGTTAGGCCTAAGAATGAATGTTTGTTGTTTAGCATTGCTTGAATGGAGGTTTAGAAgccaattttgaaaattttcaagcaTCATTGTATAGGAGAGACCCTTACGACCTGTATAGTCACTCGTAAAGGTAACTTTCCCCGATACTTATGACTTTAAGTTTTCCCGTAAGCAAGCAGTACGCACTTTAGTGTTGTTCAAATCACATATTTTACTTTCTAAACTTCGTATCTTTCTTGTGTAGCATGGTTAGAATGAAAAGAGCAGCTTCAGGACTGGGAAAGAGAAATCGGCCCAAAGCATCCACTTCGGGTACAATAGCAATAGAGGAGACCCCTTCCCCTCCAGTCCTCTCAGCACCTACCTTTAAGGAGGTTCACTTCTGAGACCGGTTCACCCGCTTGAGGACGAAATGGTTTGGCTAGTCCCGTATAGTGGATTGGCCTATCCTCGTTCAGCTGGGGTTGGAGGAGGACCTGATGGGCATGATGTAGTTACTATGCATGAAGTTGACTGTTTTCACTTGAGGAGTATACATAAAGAGACACGACCCTCGAGGTCTTATCCATATTTAAGGTGGACCAATGGCTAGTGGGATTCGGTCGAGCCGGCACCGTCCGCTTCCAACTCTTTGGAGAGCTGCAAAGGTTGAGCTACACCAAGTTCTCTCTACTGATGGGAGTTGTACGACACTGATTTCACTAGCACCCCCTAAGTACGAGGACCTTCTGATCGACTTCCCTGCCGGCGTTACACCTAAGGGTATGTGGCAGCACTTGAGCAACAGGTGGAGCTAGGAGCCGGGCCTCACAAAGGAATCATTCCTTACCCGACCAATTCTCAGGTACGTACACATGGTCATCACCCATTCTTTTGTTAGGAAGGGTGATAGAACTGAAGTGGTAGGATGATAGGAGCTCTTATTTCTATTCAACTTTGTTGAGTGTTGCCCCATCGACCTGGGCTATGCACTGGCAGACTTCATCGCTCATTAAGGCTAGCACGTACGCCAAGATGCTATTTTTCCTGGCCTATACATAACATACCTTATTAAAGGTATGTAGATATCATATCGGTTCCAGGGATAGGAGCTAGTCTGTGGATCGGCTCACCTCGGCATGGATACATTGAGGTTAATGTGGATGGTCATCCACCGTGGCTCTCGATGGATCCTCACCCCTACCTACACAAAGCAGCTGCCTGAGAGAGGTGAGGCAAAGGATGAGGAGTCAGACGAGGAGTCCAATAGTGAATCATTCCTTCCATCGGCCACTTAGTCTATCGATCCATCTATCTGAGCAATGGTTCATCCCCGTTGATGGTCTGAGGTTCAGGATCTATGAGCTAAGATACGACGATTGCAGGAGGATTAACAAACCATGCTAGTGACCTAAGTATGGATGGAGGACGACCTCGACTGTGCACTGGCTCTACTATCATAGCTGATTCCTCCTCCAGCCCCGACTCCCCCTGCATCGACTCCTCTTCCTTCCTCGCATCCATCGATAGAGTCTGCGCTATCTATTGATACCGAGCACtagtttttatttctatattgtATTTCCATTTCAgactttgtatttattattggCAAGGGTTGACTTGCCTAATATGTACTTAATTTGAGACTTCTAGtgaattttcccttttttgtttattgatttaatttttgttaagcTTTAATGTTCTTCCTTTATACCTCGCGGGATCTATTTGCAACATCCACAATCTTTAACTATAAAGGAGATGCTCACTTGATCACTTCTTTGCCTTGAGTGGCCCCAAACTGCTATGGTACAACATACTAGGCCAGTTCTAAGCTTCAATGATTTCACAAATGTGAACCTGGAAGTAATTGTATTCCATTACCTCCCTAATATTTTTTGCATTGCCTTATATGTTTCTCTTTTgcacacattgaggacaatgtatgatttaagtgtggggaaatgtttaagtttcattgttaacTCTATTACTTGCCAAGTTGTGACTTATGATGGTGCATTTGAAATGTAGAGAagtttcttagtattagggtggacacTTGTGAGTTTGCTctattttgagttctatttttttagtgtcCATGATATCCTTGATGATTCACCTAATTAGAGCATACAACTTTTCTATTGTAGAGACTTAGACCATGTTGGAgcattactagtattcacctccttCCTTGTGGACTGACACTCTGCACATCAAGCATACTTTATTACACGattggcacatacacttgcatgCATCCCTATCACTGcctgtaagccacccagttttaCGTTGCCCTTATTCAaatgatgctgagagagctccaacttcttcattTAGTGTCTGTAATGCTTCTTTTGACTCTCTCTTGTATTGAAGTGCTATCCTAAGCctgagaatgtgaaacacactagatttattatcaaattccacaatatgattctaatacatgccgaaTGAGTGTACGAAGttatatgaaatacatgaatgttgtacactcaCCACTTATCCTTATGAAAATGATACCGAGAGATCTCCAACTTCTTCGTTTATTGCCCAAAATTCTTCTTTTGCTCTCTCCCTCTCATCCCTCTCATCTTGAAGTGCTGCCCTAAGCctgagaatgtgaaacacactagatttagtattgaattccacaatatgattctaatatatgccaaatgagtgtacaaaatgatatgaaatacatgaacattgcaCACTCATCAATAGGcaaaccacacacacacacacacacagatatatatatatatatatatagatttatggtctttactctttatttttatttttacaaatatttaccGAAAATTGGTCAAAATTAATGTATTGTGAGCTAAACTAAAATGTAGCATTTCTCAAACATTAGATATATACTATCTTATATaaaatcttattatatataggCTCATacatttttcttctgttttaattctttaaaaataaaataacatcatAGAATTGTTACCAACAATGACAAcgatcatttaaaataaaataaccgtTACATAACCTTTTTCATAATATTGACCAAGAGTGACACAACCAAATGGAAGAAAGCTCCttattattttaggatttttaatttaaactttcaaagtagtttttatttaatattttataattatcttagcttattttagttttatttatttatccagtAATTTGTCATTATTTACTATCTGATCCTTATTATAGGATTttataaatacttgttttaaGGAATGTGAGAGGAGGACCGATCTATTGAAATTTATGTTCTTATTTACTCGATTTTGAGTATGTGTTCTTGATTAGAACTGGGTATACAAAGCATCAGATGGTATCGAGAGAGGATGTCAACTAGTACCGACGGTCATGGTCTTTGTGACGGTGATCAGGAGACTAGAGCCCTTCTAGGGGATGAAGCGTTGCAACAATTAGAGCGATGTTTGGAGTAATGGATGGATCTCAAATTTTGGCATTTTGATTAGCTCTTTGAAGAAATTGTGGATCATATGTATGCTCTACAACTTGATACATACAGGAGACGAGTTGACAATAGAAGGCCAGGAGTGGAGTTGGCTCGTGGTGATCCTATTAACAGACATGGTCCTAACCCTATTCGTAGATTGATTGTTTACAATGATaattcagaagaagaagatgattttaAACCAAATCGTGTTGGACATCATGACCCATATGAAAGGCCAAAGTGCAAGAAATAATTATGGATGTGTTGAAAGAAAATGCTGGAGATTTTCGGTTAAGGGTGGATATCCCGTCTTTCAATGGAAGCTTggttatagaaaaaaattttggattaGATTGCAAAAATTGATAGATACTTCGATTATATGGAAACTCATCCAGGAGAAGCGAGTTCAATTGGTAGCATGCCGTTTGAAGGGGATGCATCTGTATTGTGGGAACGAATTCAAtctaagagaaaagaaagaaggtaAGTCCTATTTCAACTTTGGATATAATGAAATATTTCTTATAGAGGGAGTTTTTGCCACCAGATTACGAGCAGACCTATTTCAACAGTATCAACACTATCAATAGGGTAGTTAGTCTGTCCATTAATACACAACAGAATTAATGAAATTGGCTGAGAGAAACAACCTCCTTGAGCTAGAAGGGCAGCAAGTTGTTagatatttggagggattgaggCCAACACTTGGAGATAGAATTGGAGTGCAAGTTATTCAAACTTTATTTGACGTGAAGAACATGGCCTTAAAGGCAGAGTTAATGCAACAAGAGCGAAGTTATAGGAACTATGAATATTATAAAGCTATAAAGTCTACAGAAGGTTATGAAGATCGTAGCAATAAGAACAACAACTAATATAGAAGGAATAAAGCAACATAGATGTAGGGAAAGAttaagaagggaaaaaaaaagaagttaggAAAACAAAATATCCCTATGCCAAACCTATCGTGGGGAAGTGTTTCAAATGTAATCACCCAAGACACAAGTCAAACAAATGTCCTTGAGGAAGACTGTGAACATTTTAGAGGAAAATTAATTGAAGAGATTATTTGTGAGTTAGATGGTGATGAGGGAGAAGAATATGAAGCAAAAGAGAggagagtttatcttttaagGTGGATAATGCCAACTCCTAAACATGAAAAGCATATTTAAGGCCATTAGTTGCATATAAATAAGGTGTTCAATACTATTATTGATGATAAAAGTTGTGAAAATATAATTAGGGAAGCATCTTAAACTGAGCGAAAAGATGAAAGGGTTGATTGGGAGAGTGTtgatagaagaaagaagaacaatgaaAAGGATTTATCTGAGTTTCATAAAGAATTAATGCTAAGGTTGTGGTTGTtttgaggaagaaaagaaagaaagctacTAAATGGAAATTATTCAAGATcaacaaattcaaattttggaaTGGTGATGAATTGATGAAATATTCAATTATAAGTTTAATTGCCTGGATTAAAACTCGAGGTCGAGTTTCTTGTGAGTGGGGGTGAATGACACAGCTAGATGGAAGAAAACTCcctattattttagaatttttaaatttaaattttcaaagtagtttttatttaatatatttataattattttacctttattagttattttagttttatttatttatctagtaATTTGTCATTATTTACTATTTGGTTCTTAGTCTGGGTTttataaatacttattttagGGTTGTTGAGAGGAGAACCGATCTATTGAAATTTATGTTcatgtttattctattttaaatgTGATTTCTTGGATTAGAATTGGATATTTGCGGCATCAGAGAGGAATAAGATCACCATTGTCATGATCTTCATGATGTAAGCAAATATTTTTCCTCATGCTTCTCATGCACCAAAAAATAGTCTATTTTAATCTGTCATGCATAAGTCCTTCATAACTCTTCAGCTTTCCAAATGAACAACCATATCAAATACATAACCACATATATAAACAACCATATCAAATAcataaccatatatatatatcttgtactATTGAACTTGATCTCTAGGATACCTCAAGGTATCCAAcaataatataacaaataatatccATTATTTCCTTCCTCTTTTATTGATAAAACgaaacaataatacaaatatatatattgtttcctTTTGTCAGtgataaaactaaataataatacacCTATATGATCTATATAGCCATCACAACCATTAATCACTTCTCACATTCTCATTCCAAATGGCCTATACACTATTCGTAATCCTCTCGTTACTCTCCATTCTTTTCTGCTCTATCTCATCCATTCATACACGTTTAGAGTCTGAAATAAAACTCCTCTATGAAGGTTGGCTTGTAGTACACCATAAGAACAACTACTATGATCTaagggagaaggagaagagataTGAGATTTTCAAAGACAATCTTAGGTATATTGATGAGCACAATGCCGGTAACCACTCGTTTCAGCTCGGTTTGAACGTATTTGCGGACCTCACCCTTGACGAATACCATAATCTTTACTTAAGCCCTCAGTCTGAAACATGGAATAAGACCTTGAAGGTGAGTAATAGATATAAAGTTACCAAGAAGGACAAGCTCCCTGACTCTATAGATTGGAGGGATAAAGGGGCTGTCACTTCTGTGAAGCACCAGGGTGGTTGTAGTAAGTATCACTTAACTCATGTAAATGTTCATCTATtcctataaatatttatttaaatgatccatgcaaatatttatatattcatgtaaaTATTTATCTATAGATGTAAGTAAATATCCTAACATCTGCATACATATACGGCATATATAAACATaccgtttaaaaaaaaattataatgtcaatcttaattttcttttctctagtgcttaattgtgtttttGAGCTCTGAGTTGGCAATGGGTTGTGAGCAGATAGTTGTTGGGCATTTGCTGTTGCTGCAACCATTGAAGGCATAAACCAAATAGTCACAGGAGAATTAGTATCACTGTCTCCGCAAGAGCTAGTGGATTGTTTTAACATGGGTTGCAGTGCTGGTTACCGGCATCTTGCTTATGAGTTCATTGTTAAAAATGGTGGGATTCATACTGAACAAGATTATCCTTATACGGGTATAAATACAACGTGTGATGAAGAACAGGTGTGATTATAGTTTCTTCCGATTTTATTCTTTGCTTGCATTGCTTGATTATACTTATAGtcatgttttattatatatatatatatatatttttaaaatgatgattatgtttttaaagtgttgttttatttttggaagagaaaaggaaaagcCGTGACTATTGATGGTTATAAAATTGTTCCGGTGAGGGATGAGAAAGCTTTGCAGAAGGCAGTTGTTAACCAACCTATTAGTGCTGGAGTCGATGGTTATAGCCAGGCTTTCCAATTATATCAATCTGTAAGTTTCTAATGAGTAGGATATgttttaaaatcatttctaTCAGGTTAAATATTGCGATCACAAGACCCTATAATCCTATAATAAGAGtattggtattttatttctattccaatttaaaaattaaattaattttatggtaTGCGCAACTATTATCTACCAAAAATGTTTACCATCACAGATCAAttacagatttttttttattacgaTAATCTATgcatattagttttatttttaaaaaaatcctaaatattaaactaaaaacaTATTATCCATTGAGAATATTCAAAAATGTTAACAACAATACACTCTCAAGCAAAGCATGCTttcaatattttgcaatttatattgttttgaaaTACATATATCATGGCAACAACTATTATGAAATCATGCATTTAATTTATACTCttataattattcaaaatgaTACATTATTCATCTATTTTCCCCACAATCCAAGTTCAACCAAAAGTTTAATTATAACATTAATCTGTCACTCGAAATTATGCATTTAACTTTATTCTATTATAATgaattaaaatgatatattgTTCATCGATTTACCCCACAATCCTAATTCAACCAAAAATTTAACTATAACATTAACATGTTGATACTACGAAATAACcaaaatacttaatttatatatgtaaatgatACTAGTGTGTAGTTTctactatatttattttattttattttttatttgcacataaccatattttatttcttacatGTTTTGCAGGGTATATTCAAAGATTTTTGTACTACATTTTTGAATCATGCAATTACTATAATAGGTTATGATAGTGAGAATGGCATAGATTACTGGAGTGTAAAGAACTCATGGGGAAATCAATGGGGAGAAGCAGGATATATAAGAATTATGCGTAATGTTAATACACCTGAAGGAAAGTGTGGGATTGCAAATTGGCCTTTATACCCTACAAAGAAGGGCAAGCCACTTGGCGTGACGTCAAAGGACACTTCAAATAGGTCTTCTTCTTGACCTAACCCTGGAAAtaagtgaaaattttcataataagaGATTCTCAGCAAGGATTCTATGTTTATGCAggtttgtatattttgatggagtattaaaaatattgttgttACATTCCTCACTTCCATAACTATTTAACTGTATgcattttatttctattaataaatttgttttctctttaaaattttgaccttttgtatttttaaaaataagataaaaattttaatttgattgataTATCATGAAGGTTCTTTGACGTAAACCTAACCAATGCCTTGGCAAAGaataaataatccaaatttttttatgtatgtatataatcaTGACcttctattaaattattaatcaaaagttataaatttttgttttacatttatgtaataatatcaatatttttatcaattgagaatagaaattaaaatttgttgaaaatttAATATGCATCTAGCTAGaactt from Dioscorea cayenensis subsp. rotundata cultivar TDr96_F1 chromosome 9, TDr96_F1_v2_PseudoChromosome.rev07_lg8_w22 25.fasta, whole genome shotgun sequence includes these protein-coding regions:
- the LOC120269217 gene encoding zingipain-1-like encodes the protein MAYTLFVILSLLSILFCSISSIHTRLESEIKLLYEGWLVVHHKNNYYDLREKEKRYEIFKDNLRYIDEHNAGNHSFQLGLNVFADLTLDEYHNLYLSPQSETWNKTLKVSNRYKVTKKDKLPDSIDWRDKGAVTSVKHQGGCNSCWAFAVAATIEGINQIVTGELVSLSPQELVDCFNMGCSAGYRHLAYEFIVKNGGIHTEQDYPYTGINTTCDEEQRKGKAVTIDGYKIVPVRDEKALQKAVVNQPISAGVDGYSQAFQLYQSGIFKDFCTTFLNHAITIIGYDSENGIDYWSVKNSWGNQWGEAGYIRIMRNVNTPEGKCGIANWPLYPTKKGKPLGVTSKDTSNRSSS